TCCTCCTCCACGCGTATTCTTGATGCATAAGACGCGTTATGTTCTCATCCAGTTTACTTGCTCCCACCGTTCATTAGTTTTGAGTCAAAACTTTTTCACCCTTTTTTGGTTCGGTTTGTTGGGTAGATGTAACGCTACTCTTGTTTAGCTTTTGAGCGAGGATACCCACTCTGCCTTTCTCCATCGTCGTCTTGTTATACCGCAATTTAGTTGTGATGGTGAGTTAAATaggatgaaagttaaaagttaaaaattaaataaaatattattataatattaattttaaatattattattattttaaaatttgaaaaaattgaattgtttattatattttttatgaaaattttaaaaatttataaagataaaatgagataagatgaaatgagatgagataaaatattttcactatctaAATGAGGCTTAGTATTAATACatgaattaatttaatttgtaattttcaaactttaaaatttattttttaaattaaatcatgtcatatatatggtGTGTGATGTAAATACTTTCAAATAGAATTACTCTTAAATTATTGGAGGCTATTTGTTACCTTTCATTTCTAAATCACTTAATTTATGCCACATCAATACAGATTGAgtaagtaataataaaaatgaccataaaaaaaataaaataaaataaaaaagacaaaagtCTCCTCTCTGGTTAGACGCTGGGCGACTCCAGAGGTGGTGTTGAGTGGAGAGGTGCTAGCACAATAGCGAAGAGAACGAGACCATGGGAGTGCGAACAACGATGGAAGGGATAGAAGAGAAATGGAAGCAGTTCAATCTGACTGAGGAAGAGGATGTTACCCTTGACTCTCCAAATGGGGAAAGAGAGGATGTTCAACAAAAGGGTGATAGGAGTCTAATAGGGAAGGTTTGTACCGAAAGAGGAGTAGGTAGAGATGTTATAGCCAAGACAATGGCCCGAATTTGGAGGATTAGTAAGCGTGCTATATTCCAGGAGGTAGAACGAAATGTCTTTGTGATAACCTTTGCGACCCATGCAGACAAACAGAGAATTATGGAAGGTAGACCGTGGCTTTTCGACAATGCCTTGATCCTGCTAGCTCACTACGATGGGGCGTTGCAACCGGGGGCCATAAAGTTTAATTATGAAACCTTTTGGATGCAAGTCCACAACTTACCGTTGGGATACATGACGGAGGAGTGGGGGATGCAAATAGGAAATTCTGTGGGACGTACATTGGAAGTGGATGTTGAAAATGATGGGATAGGCTGGGGAAAGTGCTTGAGGGTTAGGGTGGAGATACCTCTGTGTAAAGCGATTGCAAGGGGAAGATTTATAAGGGTTAAGGGGCAGAAGGAATGGGTCCATTTCAGATATGAGAAATTGCCAAAAATCTGTTTTTTGTGTGGATGGTTAGTACACGGAGAAGGGGGGTGTACGGGAGAGAAAGGGGACTGATCCCCTGTGGCAAACTAGCTACCTCAGTTTGGCTCCTGGCTTCGGGCCGAGGGATACACAAGGTGAGGAGGGAACTCTGGTTATCCAGGAAACGGAACCGTGGGTAGatgggattggaggaaggatattGGGGGTAACTATGAGGGAGGAATGGAGGAGGTTTCGGCCAAAAGCAAGGTGCAGGGGTGGCGAAGTCCAAAATCTAACCAAGGGCAGTTTGGGGATCAACCAGCGGTGCCTACCGAGGAGGAGGGGGGAAAGGAAGCTACTTTTCTCAAGGGTGGAATAGGTCAGATAAGCAACTGTTTAGGGAACACGGAGGGGTATGGGAGAGGACTGATGGGTGATGGTGTGGCAGCAGGGGTCTCATCAAAAGAGACGAAGGATAGGAAGGGGCGAGAAGAAGATTTTGgttcgaaagaggctgttgggcCAATGAGAGAGTCAGACTCGGGCTAAATTCAGAAGACGGGTCACGGGCCGGGTACGTTTTTAAGCCCATCAAAAGGCACTCAAGATACCTTGCAAGGGGAGGGGGATAGTGGGGAATGCAAGAATCCGGGTCCATCACCGAAATCAGCCAAGCAGAAGGAAGACGGTCGATCGAAACACAGAGCTCGTAACCAAGGCTTGACCTCATCGGTTTCAAAAGCCATATTGAGTAAGAAAAGGAGAAAtgcaagagatgaaaataaagcCTTTACACAGAGGCGAGTCAAGAAGGGACGAGGTGGAGAAGTGCCAAGGAAGGTGTACACACGGCTGGACATGGCGGAGGCTGCGAGTCAGCCCCGCCACGAGTCATGAAAATCCTAAACTGGAACtatcgggggcttgggaaccccctaACAGTTCAAAGCCTTTGCATGTTAGTAAAGGAAAAAGTGCCCGATGtggtttttttaatggaaacgaAATTATCCTATGGTAGAGCTCTTAAGTAGATTTTGGTTTGAAGGGGTGATAATGGTTGAATCAGTTGGGAGAAGCAGGGGTCTTATGATAATGTGGAGATAGAAGGAATGCATTGAGCTAGTCAATTACTCTCAGCGACATATCAACGTCCTGGTGCAAGAGGAGGGGCGTAGAGGGAAGTGGTTGTTAACATGTTTTTACGGCCAACCCGAGGCCAGGAATGGGGGGGAAGCATGGAGATTGTTATCATCGTTTAGGCCTGCTGAAGGGGGATCGGGAGTAATAGGCGATTTCAATGAAGTGCTAACCGATGATGAAAAGGAGGGGGGGAACTTAAGGAATGAGAAGCTTATGGGGATGTTTAGGCGAGTCTTGGAAGATGGAAACCTATCTGATTTAGGCTGGAAGGGAAACAAGTTCACTTGGTGTAATCAACATGAGGACGATACATTTATAAAGGAAAGACTTGATAGGGTGGTAGCAAACCCAAAATGGAGAGCGATGTACGATGCGTATAGGGTCGAAACTCTACCTGCTGTTTATTCAGATCACAGGCCGATTTTTTAGAGTGTTTATGGAGCAGACGCACAGCTCGAAGCCACCATGTTTGCTCCAAATATGAGATTAACTGGGTTAAGGAAGAGGGGTGCAGCGAAATAGTGAAGACCGAATGGCAGAGGAGCTTAACACGGGGCAACTGGTTGGCACGGGTTCAAGGGAAGCTGGAAGCATGTAGGAAGGGTCTTCAAAAATGGAGTAGATGGTTGGTAAAGAAAAGAACCGAGGATATTAAAGAGAAAACACAGCTGCTGGGTTTTTTGCAAAGAAATGAATGCAGTGAAAATATGGCTGAACATAAAAGGATGCAAAAAGATTTGGGATTCCTTTTAGACCAGGAGGATCTTAGATGGAAGTAGCATGCTAAGAGCCACTGGTTAAAAGGGGGGGACAGAAATACCAAGTTTTATCATGCATGTGTCAACCAACGTAGGAAAAAGAACAAGATTGAAAGGGTAGTTACAGCTGAAGGGGTGCAGCTATCAAATAATGAGGCTATAGCTTCTGGTTTCTGGAACCACTTCTCAAAGGTGTACGAGTCATCCTACCCGCCTCCTTTGGGCATCGCAGAGTGTATACATGGGGTACATGCAAGAGTGACCGATGATATGAGAAGCAAATTAGACAGAGAATTCACCAAGGAGGAGGTGTACGCAGCCCTCAAACAAATGTCCCCTTTCAAGTCACCAGGACCTGACGGCTTTGGGGCGGGTTTTTTCCAAGATCGCTGGGGCTCGATTGGAGATGAAGTATCAATAGCTGTGTTGGATTTCTTGAAGAACTCCAGCATGCCGAGAGGGCTGAACCACACTTACCTAGTGCTGATCCCTAAGGTAAACTCTCCAAAATCAGTACATGACTATCGTCCTATTAGCTTGTGTAACGTTAGTTACAAGTTGATATCGAAAGTAATGGCAAATAGAATGAAACAAGTCCTATCCTCAGTTATTTCTTGGAACCAAAATGCTTTTATTCCTGGTAGAATCATAACAGATAGAATTATGGTAGCTTATGAACTTCTTCATACCATGCATTCGAGACAAAGGGGAAGGGAGGGTAGTATGGCTGTGAAGTTGGATATGTCAAAAGCATACGACAGGGTTGAATGGGATTATCTAGAGGCCATGTTATTCAAGCTCGGTTTTGGGCAGAAATGGACAAGTCTAGTGATGACGTGTGTGAGGTCAGTGAGTTATGCTGCTTTAGTCAATGGAGTACCGGGGGAAACTATCATCCCTTCAAGAGGTTTGAGGCAGGGTGACCCCCTGTCACCTTATTTGTTCTTGATCTGTGCTGAAGGCTTGTGCGATGCTTCAAAATGCTGAAAACAGTGGGGCCATCAAGGGAGTAACAATGGCGAGGGAGGCACAAGGATTAGCCATttactttttgctgatgattgtgttattttttgtaGAGCAAAACAAGTAGAATGGTTTGTAATCTCCAACATATTGCTGCAGTTCGAAAGGGCATTGGGGCAAACCTTAAACAAGCAGAAAACAAGCATCTGTTTTAGCTCAAATACAATGGCCGAAACCTGGAGTACTATTAGTCAACAAGTAGGGGTCTGATGTGCAACAACTACAACAAGTATCTGGGGCTCCCCACAATTATCGGAAGATCAAAGTACAGGTCTTTTAGAGAACTGAAAgagaagatatggaagagaattTGTAGTTGGAAAACTAGTTTCCTCTCCACTGCAAGTAAAGAAATTCTGATCAAGAGTGTTTTGCAGGCGATACCAGCGTACACGATGAGTGTTTTCAAGTTACCTAGCACCTTAGTTAAAGAAATAGAAGCATTGTTAGCTCGCTTCTGGTGGGGACATGGAAATTTAGAGAAAGGAATACACTGGAGAAGTTGGGATAAACTGGGAAGGGCAAAAGGAAGGGGAGGAATGGGGTTTAGGGACCTTGGTAGTTTTAATAGAGCTTTGCTTGCCAAGTAAGGGTGGCGGTTTATAAAGGATCCCAACTCTTTGGCGTCTaggattttcaaagaaaagtatTTTCAAAACAATGGGCTGCTGGAGGCGAAGTTGGGGTCGAGGCCATCATTCGTATGGAGGAGCATCTGGTCAAGCCTCGATCTAGTGAAAGGTGGTCTGGTTTGGAGGGTGGGTAATGGGGAGAGTATCAAAATCTGGACAGATAAGTGGGTGCCGAGGCCAACAACCTACCAGGTCCAATCACCAATCAACACTGTAGGAGCTGAGGCAAGAGTAGTTGAGCTAATAGATGCAGAAAAGAAATGCTAGAAGCGTGAGGTGATAGAGGCAGTTTTCTCCAAGGAAGAGGCACAAGCTATATGTGCCATACCTATCAGTACAAGGGGGTCGAATGACAAACTAATATGGTCGAGAACAGCAAGGGGTATCTTCACAGTTAAAAGTGCCTATCATGAGGATCCTGGGCAAAGTAGACAGGTGCAAGGGCAAACCTCTAACGGGTGGGAAGGTGAGGAGCAGTGAAAAAGACTATGGCATCTAGGAGTTCCAGGGAAGACCAAACAGTTTTTGTGGAAAGCTTAAAACGACATTTTGCCTACGAAAGGCAACCTCTTTAAGAAGAAAGCTACCGATAATAATACTTGCCCAATCTGCAAAAGGGAGAAAGAGACGCTGGTACATGCCCTATGGTCTTGTGCTGCATCCACTGATGTGCTGGGAGGGGGAACAAGTCCGGTGAGGAAATGGAAGAGGGATTACACTGACTTTTAGAACTTATGGGGGGATTTATACTCAAGGCTAGAACAGGATAGGCTCGAACTAATCTCAATGATTCTCCACCAGATCTGGTCTAGGCGAAATGGGGTGGTTTTTGAAAGCAAGTTTAAAAGTCCTATGATGGTACTGGAGTTGGCTAGTAACGAACTTAGTGAATTTCAACTAGCAAACCTGAGGGATCCGTGTATACCAGATACAAACCAGTTAAGAGAGGGGGGATATAAGTGGGTACCTGCCAGGAGACCTTTTGTCAAAGTCAATTTTGATGCCGCTTTTGATAAGGAGAAAGAGAGGATGGGCATGAGTGTTGTTATCCGAGACTGCGAAGGGGACTTGCTAGCGTGTTTGGTTGCTCCTAAGGTAGGTGTAAACTCTGCTTTCCTAGCTGAATGTTATGCTCTGCTAAGAGCTATGGAGTTGTGTCACAAGCTGGGTTTAAATCTGGTGGAATTCGAAGGCGATGCAAAGGTGGTTATTGATGCTGTCAACTCTAGTGTGGCGGATGACTCGTGGAGAGGACAAGTAACAGATGACATACAGCAAGTGATGGAGAGGCGTAGACAGTGGAGAGTGGTCTTTACCCACAGGAACGCAACAGAGCTGCCCATGAAGCAGCTCAATTGGCAAAGCACTCGAATAGCGAAAGGATTTGGATCGAGGGGGGTCCTACTGAACTTGTACTTGTAGTTTTGAACGATAAATTTGGTGTAATTGTTGGCATTTAAATGAATgaccatttcaaaaaaaaaaaatgaccataaataaatatttctttacATTTTCTCTTACTTCTAAATATATTTAGCAAGTACATAAATATATTGTTTATTGTGGATAACATTAGGGGTGGCTGATAATAACCAAattgtacataatttttatatttttatattttaaataaagcaAGTATATAGGGCAGTGCTATTATGCTGTTTGACAATTGGATGTGTCTCCTAatgtaaattgtattttttaaaatatttttaaaacctttttataaaataaaaaaattgccaaTATACTAATAATCCCTTTGATCGtaaccaataaataaaaaataataatatacataaacagtcaaattaaagaaagaaaatgaggcgggcatagtatcattttcttaggaacaaaaaagaaaaacccaacTTCCTACACATGCAGGAGATATAGGAAACGGTGGACGGGGAAATcagagaaataaaaggaactaaGCGCCCCAgcacgaagaagaagaaaaagataaattgGAGTCATCCTTTCAGTTTTACAACTATGTTTATGTTTTGAGaccaattaatttttatttttcttttaaatattatgttaaTATCTATTTACGTTCAGATTTTAGAGTTTATTTTCATGAACATGTCTGCTACGTTTTCAACAAAGGTTGGGGatcaaatcttattaaaaattagtaatattatttataaaattgattttgTCCCAATTATTTATGTGTTCAATGATCTATTGTTCTCACTAAATATCAATTGAGATAGAATTCTTGATATGAGtccaataatatttttcttatgatctagaataatcttaatcaGTTGATGATtcataatttagttaaaaataaaatctaatatcTTTCATGATTTGTTTAATTAATAGATACAAGTGATGATTtgactttatattttttagcaAAGAATAACATACTTTATATATTTCCTTACAAAAAGTTTTAAcgataatatttttcatgatagCAAGATTGATTTCTAGATTATTATGTTTACGTTCGAGAAGAAtcaattatcaaaaatattttactatgaATTAATGAGGTGGATTCCAAAGCCTTATTTCATTCTTCATTAGTAGTTTATTCATTGTTTTGATTAAATTGTatctttagaatttattttagttttgtttattatgattagtttcttaaattaattatttcttgctTTGATTGATTAATTGTttagttctttattttttattcaattttagaactcatttttttttaattagattagaatttatttagtttatatttaattggATTCCTATGTTTTAAGTCCCTGTAGGTTCGACGTCGTTCTTGCTAAACTATACTTCAGTATGGTTCATGCACTTACGAGTATAATTCAAATttcacaacaataataatatatgacTTGACCCGTGAGTCCAACACTAACACAAtacaaaataagtaaatttcaatatgatataaatgagtttgggtcaaaacgggttgaatCGATAAGGCACAATTAGTAAACAGGTTAATTGCAGATCAACCCACTAAACCTGCAATCAACTCATATAACACAAATAAATCCtattttcaagttttataaATGTTTAACTTTATATACCTTTATTGTTGTTAGGATGTAATATTAACATTAGTATTTTACTACTTATTATATCAAACTATTGAATTTTGTTGGTTACTATAGAAttttacttaattaaaatattaatattcttaaacggactaatatataattttattttataaaaatattaatatttttggtcGCCTACCCAGACTCTTTTTCTTATCTCTTGAATTTCTCCCAGCACTCCATTAGATTATTTTGAAGTGTCCTCATGTACTGTGAATTAACCCTTCTCTAACTCCATGCCTCTTCAACTATAGCATACATGCTTTTGTATTTGTCCAACTTGCTTCAAAGCTGAAAGTTCTCCCCAAGTTCTTATTTCATATATGCTATCAAGCTTGATCCAAAGTGGACAGTGACCCAAACTTCTTCTAGTAGAACCAGAACATTAGCCATGTGAAAGGCTTCCCACCATAACTTATTTTCCATTGCCCTTCCAGCCTTTCTTTCGGGGAATTTTCATCAAAGAGATTAGTTGGGTGGTCTTGGGCCTTCTCAACCCCAAAAGCTACCTCAATAGATAAGATTTTCCTTCATATTTATAAACTGATCACCAGCCTTTTCTACAATCGGTATGGGACAACCACAACAATCTCCCCATCACACATCGGACTCTGGGTCAAAGTAGCGACAAATCGTTTCTCCTAAAAATTGTTGGGCCAAAACTGTTAGTAAACgtaggctctgataccagtgTTGAGTGATTTTGGACCTTCTCAACTCCAAAAGTTAGCTCAAAAGGTGAGACTTTCCCTCACACTTATAAACTAACCACTAGCTTGTTCCATAACATGATTGTTACAAGTAAACTCCACCCCCTATATCCCAAATCACTCAACCAACAATAATCCAAAGCCTCCATGAACAATTCAGTCAACCTAGCACTGCAATGATGCTCTATGCTTCTCCATCTGCAGAGGATTCCATTAAAGTCACCCATTAATAGTCAAGGCTCAACTGCCATAGAGTTGATGAACCTTAGTAAGTCACTCCcattaggggtgtaaattttaacaGGAAAACCAGGCCGGACCGGTAGAACGGGTCCGATTTCCAACCTAacactccctctctctctctacgtgtttgctcctccctctctctctctctctctctctctctctctctcaaactcaATTTTTAACCTCATTTTCAATTTCACTGAGCTTCTCAAATGTCCCAAGACAGTGCGGCCTCACTCTAGAATCTCACTAAGCACCACAAAGATTTGTGGGTAAGGTACTCTCAAGCTTTAGCCTTGTAATCAAACTATAATTTCTGTGACTTTTATGTATGGTACCTACTACAAGTTTGGTTGTCTTTATTTGTATGTTGGAATTTGTAGATTAAGTGATTTCATGGTTGGTTGATGTTTGGAGGGTCCCCTATTTGTAATGCCGTGTATGGAGGAGGGGCTGGgtgtaaaaaaataagaactgaTATTCCGATGTGTCGGGAGTAAGAGtctaaatagtaataaatagtaatatgtGGTGTTGTAAATTTAAGTGAGTCCAAGGAGGTTGGGCTAATCTATTGGTGGAGTAGTAAGTTTTGGACATTGTGCCAGGGGTGTTATAAACCCAAGGCACCATGATGGACTATATTGTTTATGGACTCATTTTGAGCTATAGTTCAGgctataaaattttattagttaGGTTGGTATTTTATCAATTTGATCATGATACTACTTCTTGAGTTCAAAGCTTAGATTTTATACTATAAAAGTCAAGTAGGTGGTTGATTTTGTGAGAAACttgcatattttgttattaaaacAACCCCAGTTTTTTTCTGCATTATTCTTTGTATCTgaataagaaaatgaaatatttctatcatatttttctGGCAGAcaatagattaaaagaaaataatgggaCACAAAGCACATCATGTAAACTAATGTGCTAAGTAATTCTAACTGTTCCTATATGTGTGACAAGTAAATTTCCATCATTAGGAAGCTTAGCTGAACAAAATGCATTTGCAGTGATTGTGTTGAAAAAAGAGGGGTTGCAAATTATGTGGTCAATTGCACCTGTATCCAAAATCCAAGGAACACTAGAAAAACTAGAGGGTTACTATGTATACGTTGAAAGTCAAGAAAAAATACCAGACATCTTGGAAATACTGGTTGTGTTTGCTGCAATGGGAAAAGTGTTCTAATGTTGCCCTATAGAAGACTTGACTGAGTGATCCTTTTACTGCAACAAAGCAAGGAGTTGTTGATATTGCCCCTTGCTGAGTGTCACTTTATCATCACCCCCTTCATCTTGATCTACTTCAACTAGGATGTTTGATTGGGTAACAAAGGCACTGGACCCCTTCCCTTTATTATGTAGTTTATGCCCTGGTGGGTACCTATGC
This sequence is a window from Carya illinoinensis cultivar Pawnee chromosome 9, C.illinoinensisPawnee_v1, whole genome shotgun sequence. Protein-coding genes within it:
- the LOC122277027 gene encoding uncharacterized protein At4g02000-like, with translation MGVRTTMEGIEEKWKQFNLTEEEDVTLDSPNGEREDVQQKGDRSLIGKVCTERGVGRDVIAKTMARIWRISKRAIFQEVERNVFVITFATHADKQRIMEGRPWLFDNALILLAHYDGALQPGAIKFNYETFWMQVHNLPLGYMTEEWGMQIGNSVGRTLEVDVENDGIGWGKCLRVRVEIPLCKAIARGRFIRVKGQKEWVHFRYEKLPKICFLCGWLVHGEGGCTGEKGD